One Pseudomonas entomophila genomic window carries:
- a CDS encoding ribonucleotide-diphosphate reductase subunit beta: MLSWDEFDKEDGEVAAKGNTAAQAAATTTLDKLDSAGGAAALEARAATASDSDAVKRAKAALDALDIAEGLAELEGSSARVAVDEKRMINCRADLNQLVPFKYDWAWQKYLDGCANHWMPQEVNMTADIALWKSMDGLTEDERRIVMRNLGFFSTADSLVANNLALAVYRLITNPECRQYILRQAFEEAIHTHAYQYCIESLGMDEGEIFNMYHEIPSVAKKAAWGLKYTRAISDPEFNTGTVETDKELLRNLIAYYCVLEGIFFYCGFTQILSMGRRNKMTGVAEQFQYILRDESMHLNFGIDVINQIKIENPHLWDAAMKEEATQMILQGTQLEIEYARDTMPRGVLGMNAAMMEDYLKFIANRRLTQIGLKEEYPGTTNPFPWMSEIMDLKKEKNFFETRVIEYQTGGALSWD; this comes from the coding sequence ATGCTGAGCTGGGACGAATTCGACAAAGAAGACGGCGAAGTCGCCGCCAAAGGCAACACCGCCGCACAGGCCGCTGCCACCACCACCCTGGACAAGCTCGACAGCGCCGGCGGTGCCGCCGCCCTGGAAGCCCGCGCCGCTACCGCTTCTGACTCCGACGCCGTCAAGCGCGCCAAGGCTGCGCTGGACGCCCTGGACATCGCCGAAGGCCTGGCCGAGCTGGAAGGCTCCTCGGCCCGCGTCGCCGTTGACGAAAAGCGCATGATCAACTGCCGCGCCGACCTCAACCAGCTCGTACCCTTCAAGTACGACTGGGCCTGGCAGAAGTACCTCGATGGCTGCGCCAACCACTGGATGCCGCAAGAGGTCAACATGACCGCCGACATCGCCCTGTGGAAGAGCATGGACGGCCTGACCGAAGACGAGCGCCGCATCGTCATGCGCAACCTCGGCTTCTTCTCCACCGCCGACTCCCTGGTTGCCAACAACCTGGCCCTGGCCGTGTACCGCCTGATCACCAACCCGGAGTGCCGCCAGTACATCCTGCGCCAGGCCTTCGAAGAGGCGATCCACACCCACGCCTACCAGTACTGCATCGAGTCGCTGGGCATGGATGAAGGCGAGATCTTCAACATGTACCACGAGATCCCATCGGTCGCCAAAAAGGCAGCCTGGGGCCTGAAGTACACCCGCGCCATCTCGGACCCGGAGTTCAACACCGGCACCGTCGAGACCGACAAAGAGCTGCTGCGCAACCTGATCGCCTACTACTGCGTCCTGGAAGGCATCTTCTTCTACTGCGGCTTCACCCAGATCCTGTCCATGGGCCGCCGCAACAAGATGACCGGCGTCGCCGAGCAGTTCCAGTACATCCTGCGCGACGAGTCCATGCACCTGAACTTCGGCATCGACGTGATCAACCAGATCAAGATCGAGAACCCGCACCTGTGGGATGCCGCGATGAAGGAAGAGGCTACCCAGATGATTCTGCAGGGTACCCAGCTGGAGATCGAATACGCCCGTGACACCATGCCACGCGGCGTGCTGGGCATGAATGCGGCGATGATGGAGGACTACCTCAAGTTCATTGCCAACCGTCGACTGACCCAGATTGGGTTGAAGGAAGAGTATCCGGGGACTACTAACCCGTTCCCTTGGATGAGCGAGATCATGGACTTGAAGAAGGAGAAGAACTTCTTTGAGACGCGCGTTATCGAGTACCAGACTGGTGGTGCTCTGAGCTGGGACTGA
- a CDS encoding ribonucleoside-diphosphate reductase subunit alpha yields MQTDTTRENPQALAPQAESNQDLAATAPGQLRVIKRNGTVVPYTDDKITVAITKAFLAVEGGTAAASSRIHDTVARLTEQVTATFKRRMPSGGTIHIEEIQDQVELALMRAGEQKVARDYVIYRDQRAKERATRANTDAVVEPHPSIRITLADGSLAPLDMARLNTIISEACEGLAEVDGELIQRETLKNLYDGVALKDVNTALVMTARTLVEREPNYSFVTARLLMDTLRAEGLGFLNVADSATHHEMADLYAKALPAYVEKGVEFELLDPALKGYDLERMGKAINHERDQQFTYLGLQTLYDRYFIHKDGVRFELPQVFFMRVAMGLALEEKDKEARAIEFYNLLSSFDYMASTPTLFNAGTLRPQLSSCYLTTVPDDLSGIYHAIHDNAMLSKFAGGLGNDWTPVRALGSYIKGTNGKSQGVVPFLKVVNDTAVAVNQGGKRKGAVCAYLETWHLDIEEFIELRKNTGDDRRRTHDMNTANWIPDLFMKRVFDDGKWTLFSPSEVPDLHDLTGKAFEERYEYYEALTEYNKIKVFKTIQAKDLWRKMLSMLFETGHPWLTFKDPCNLRSPQQHVGVVHSSNLCTEITLNTNKDEIAVCNLGSINLPNHIVDGKLDTAKLQRTVNTAVRMLDNVIDINYYSVPQARNSNFKHRPVGLGIMGFQDALYLQHIPYGSDAAVEFADKSMEAVSYYAIQASCDLADERGAYETFQGSLWSKGILPLDSQQILIEARGQKYIDVDLTESLDWAPVRERVKKGIRNSNIMAIAPTATIANITGVSQSIEPTYQNLYVKSNLSGEFTVINPYLVRDLKARGLWDSVMINDLKYYDGSVQQIERIPQELKDLYATAFEVETKWIVDAASRRQKWIDQAQSLNLYIAGASGKKLDVTYRMAWYRGLKTTYYLRALAATSTEKSTINTGKLNAVSSGGDSAPVQAAGPAPVPKACAIDEPDCEACQ; encoded by the coding sequence ATGCAAACCGACACGACTCGCGAGAACCCGCAGGCTTTGGCGCCGCAGGCCGAATCCAACCAGGATCTGGCTGCCACCGCTCCGGGCCAACTGCGCGTGATCAAGCGCAACGGCACTGTCGTCCCCTACACCGACGACAAGATCACCGTGGCCATCACCAAGGCGTTCCTCGCAGTTGAAGGCGGCACCGCCGCCGCCTCGTCGCGCATCCACGACACCGTCGCGCGCCTGACCGAGCAGGTCACCGCCACGTTCAAGCGTCGCATGCCATCGGGTGGCACCATCCACATCGAAGAAATCCAGGACCAGGTCGAACTGGCCCTGATGCGTGCCGGCGAGCAGAAAGTCGCCCGCGACTACGTGATCTACCGCGACCAGCGCGCCAAAGAGCGCGCCACCCGCGCCAACACCGACGCCGTGGTCGAGCCGCACCCAAGCATCCGCATCACCCTGGCCGACGGCAGCCTGGCCCCTCTGGACATGGCCCGCCTGAACACCATCATCAGCGAAGCCTGCGAAGGCCTGGCCGAGGTCGATGGCGAGCTGATCCAGCGCGAAACCCTGAAGAACCTGTACGACGGCGTGGCCCTGAAAGACGTCAACACCGCCCTGGTGATGACCGCCCGCACCCTGGTAGAGCGTGAGCCGAACTACTCGTTCGTCACCGCCCGCCTGCTGATGGACACCCTGCGCGCCGAAGGCCTGGGCTTCCTGAACGTCGCCGACAGCGCCACCCACCACGAGATGGCCGACCTATACGCCAAAGCGCTGCCGGCCTACGTCGAGAAAGGCGTCGAGTTCGAACTGCTCGACCCAGCGCTGAAAGGCTACGACCTGGAGCGCATGGGCAAGGCGATCAACCACGAACGCGACCAGCAGTTCACCTACCTGGGCCTGCAGACCCTGTACGACCGCTACTTCATCCACAAGGATGGCGTGCGCTTCGAGCTGCCGCAGGTGTTCTTCATGCGTGTGGCCATGGGCCTGGCGCTGGAAGAGAAAGATAAAGAAGCCCGTGCGATCGAGTTCTACAACCTGTTGTCGTCCTTCGACTACATGGCCTCGACCCCGACCCTGTTCAACGCCGGTACCCTGCGCCCGCAGCTGTCGAGCTGCTACCTGACCACCGTGCCGGACGACCTGTCGGGCATCTACCACGCGATCCACGACAACGCCATGCTGTCGAAATTCGCCGGTGGCCTGGGCAACGACTGGACCCCGGTGCGCGCCCTGGGCTCGTACATCAAGGGCACCAACGGCAAGTCGCAAGGCGTCGTGCCGTTCCTGAAAGTGGTCAACGACACCGCCGTCGCCGTGAACCAGGGTGGCAAGCGCAAGGGCGCCGTGTGCGCCTACCTGGAAACCTGGCACCTCGACATCGAAGAATTCATCGAGCTGCGCAAGAACACCGGTGATGACCGTCGTCGTACCCACGACATGAACACCGCCAACTGGATCCCTGACCTGTTCATGAAGCGCGTCTTCGATGACGGCAAGTGGACCCTGTTCTCGCCATCGGAAGTGCCTGACCTGCACGACCTGACCGGCAAGGCCTTCGAAGAGCGCTACGAGTACTACGAAGCCCTGACCGAGTACAACAAGATCAAGGTGTTCAAGACCATCCAGGCCAAAGACCTGTGGCGCAAGATGCTGTCGATGCTGTTCGAGACCGGCCACCCATGGCTGACCTTCAAGGACCCGTGCAACCTGCGCTCGCCCCAGCAGCACGTGGGCGTGGTCCACAGCTCGAACCTGTGCACCGAGATCACCCTGAACACCAACAAGGATGAGATCGCGGTCTGCAACCTGGGCTCGATCAACCTGCCGAACCACATCGTCGACGGCAAGCTGGACACCGCCAAGCTGCAACGCACCGTGAACACCGCCGTGCGCATGCTCGACAACGTGATCGACATCAACTACTACTCGGTGCCGCAAGCGCGCAACTCGAACTTCAAGCACCGCCCGGTCGGCCTGGGCATCATGGGCTTCCAGGACGCACTGTACCTGCAGCACATTCCGTACGGTTCGGACGCTGCCGTCGAGTTCGCCGACAAGTCGATGGAAGCGGTCAGCTACTACGCGATCCAGGCTTCCTGCGACCTGGCCGACGAGCGCGGCGCCTACGAGACCTTCCAGGGTTCGCTGTGGTCCAAGGGCATCCTGCCGCTGGATTCTCAACAGATCCTGATCGAGGCCCGTGGCCAGAAGTACATCGACGTCGACCTGACCGAGAGCCTGGACTGGGCACCGGTGCGCGAGCGCGTCAAGAAAGGTATTCGCAACTCGAACATCATGGCCATCGCGCCGACCGCGACCATCGCCAACATCACCGGCGTGTCGCAATCGATCGAGCCGACCTACCAGAACCTGTACGTGAAATCGAACCTGTCGGGCGAGTTCACCGTGATCAACCCGTACCTGGTCCGCGACCTGAAGGCCCGTGGCCTGTGGGACTCGGTGATGATCAACGACCTGAAGTACTACGATGGTTCCGTGCAGCAGATCGAGCGTATCCCGCAAGAGCTGAAAGACCTGTACGCCACCGCGTTCGAAGTCGAAACCAAATGGATCGTCGATGCCGCCTCCCGTCGCCAGAAGTGGATCGACCAGGCCCAGTCGCTGAACCTGTACATCGCCGGCGCTTCGGGCAAGAAGCTGGACGTGACCTACCGCATGGCCTGGTACCGTGGTCTGAAGACCACCTACTACCTCCGTGCCCTGGCCGCGACCAGCACCGAGAAGTCGACCATCAACACCGGCAAGCTCAACGCCGTGTCGAGCGGCGGCGACAGCGCCCCGGTCCAGGCGGCGGGTCCTGCCCCGGTACCGAAGGCTTGCGCCATCGACGAACCGGATTGCGAAGCCTGCCAATAA